The proteins below are encoded in one region of Phalacrocorax aristotelis chromosome 13, bGulAri2.1, whole genome shotgun sequence:
- the ZHX3 gene encoding zinc fingers and homeoboxes protein 3: MASKRKSTTPCMIPVKTLVLQETELDAVDDHEGTQQDAPAEGPAASDAGASNSNNGALSNGHRGIADSDTYICKSCDFGCQDVHHFFGHLDSEHLDFRKDPAFACVACNFLANSHEGLSHHNAELHASETNFIWRVAKQDNHTTVEQSLCEATSSHDLPGEVPEEGVDSQSEIIITKTPIMKIMKGKPEAKKIHTLKENVSSQLGSESEVKDGEHSFPNGSVPVSQPTASSTKSSHIVNGSIIGNVPVLQAGVAQLVSLQQQPPLHQQLPTSKSLPKVMIPLSSIPTYNAAMDSNSFLKNSFHKFPYPTKAELCYLTVVTKYPEEQLKIWFTAQRLKQGISWSPEEIEDARKKMFNTVIQSVPQPTITVLNTPLVANPGSVPHLIQATLPGHVVGQPEGTGGLLVTQPIMANGLKGTSSSFTLAVTSVPKPQPAAQHSTVSSSNASGVKVVNSGQSLLTACPAISSQTFLDPNVYKNKKSHEQLSALKGSFCRNQFPGQAEVERLTKITGLSTKEIRKWFSDRRYHYRNVRGGRAVFPGDSALDSLPEIAFDASPRGAELSPAAAAPAPHHPPRRQSWHQAPDFTPTKYKERAPEQLKALESSFAQNPLPAEEEVNRLRGETKMTRREIDSWFSERRKKKVAEENKKVEEAARQEEEAENGGGEEDSSDELRAASENGSVDVCGNNPNSVERKVSPIKINLKNLRVTESNGKNELPGAGANEKGDSSSSRPPTPPKTKLNFKKTAQQRHLLKQMFVQTQRPTNQEYDAIVSQTGLPRAEVIRWFGDSRYGYKNGQLKWYENYRRGVFPPGLVEVSPTSREVLEDYYEKQKGLREEDLPSLCERSHLSAQQLKVWFAVKAEEESKGAVPEEGCASEAAGSRKGPCEASSEVLESSEAWEPGGQEGSAGTPAAPGPPPAATRLETD; encoded by the coding sequence ATGGCTagcaaaagaaaatccacaaCTCCCTGCATGATACCAGTAAAAACACTGGTGCTTCAGGAGACTGAACTGGATGCTGTAGATGATCATGAAGGAACGCAACAAGATGCTCCTGCTGAAGGGCCAGCAGCTAGTGATGCTGGTGCCAGTAACAGTAATAACGGAGCTTTGTCTAACGGGCACCGCGGCATTGCTGATAGCGACACTTATATCTGCAAGTCTTGTGACTTTGGATGTCAAGACGTTCATCACTTCTTTGGACACTTGGACTCTGAGCACTTAGACTTTAGGAAAGACCCTGCGTTTGCATGTGTTGCATGCAACTTCCTGGCAAATAGCCACGAAGGGCTTTCACACCACAATGCAGAGTTGCACGCCAGTGAAACGAACTTCATCTGGAGGGTGGCTAAGCAGGACAATCATACAACTGTGGAGCAAAGTCTCTGTGAGGCCACCAGCAGCCATGACCTTCCAGGAGAGGTCCCTGAAGAAGGGGTAGACAGCCAGTCTGAAATTATCATTACCAAAACCCCTATCATGAAGATAATGAAAGGTAAACCAGAGgccaaaaaaatccacacactgAAGGAGAATGTGTCAAGTCAGCTGGGCAGTGAGTCGGAGGTGAAAGACGGAGAGCATTCATTCCCAAACGGGTCCGTGCCAGTCAGTCAGCCCACTGCAAGTTCAACAAAATCATCTCATATAGTGAATGGTTCCATCATAGGAAACGTGCCTGTTCTACAGGCAGGTGTGGCACAACTTGTGTCACTGCAGCAGCAACCCCCGTTGCATCAGCAGCTACCTACGTCCAAGTCGCTTCCCAAGGTGATGATCCCCCTGAGCAGCATTCCAACGTACAACGCTGCCATGGACTCCAACAGCTTCCTCAAAAACTCTTTCCACAAGTTTCCCTACCCCACAAAAGCCGAGCTCTGCTACTTGACTGTGGTAACGAAGTACCCAGAAGAGCAGCTGAAGATCTGGTTTACCGCCCAGAGGTTGAAGCAGGGCATCAGCTGGTCACCGGAGGAGATTGAAGATGCCAGGAAGAAGATGTTCAACACTGTTATTCAGTCTGTGCCGCAACCCACCATTACAGTTTTGAACACGCCACTGGTTGCAAATCCTGGGAGTGTCCCTCATCTTATTCAGGCCACTTTACCGGGCCATGTGGTGGGGCAGCCGGAGGGGACGGGGGGTCTGCTGGTCACGCAGCCCATCATGGCAAATGGGTTGAAGGGCACCAGCTCCTCCTTCACCTTGGCAGTGACTTCTGTCCCCAAACCGCAGCCGGCAGCGCAGCACAGCACGGTGAGCTCCAGCAACGCGTCGGGGGTAAAGGTGGTCAACAGCGGCCAGTCGCTGCTCACCGCCTGCCCGGCCATCTCCTCGCAGACCTTCCTGGATCCCAATGTGTACAAAAACAAGAAGTCTCATGAGCAGCTCTCGGCCTTGAAAGGCAGCTTCTGCAGAAATCAGTTCCCTGGCCAGGCTGAAGTCGAGCGGCTGACAAAAATCACAGGCCTTTCCACCAAGGAGATTAGAAAGTGGTTTAGTGATAGGAGGTACCATTACAGGAACGTGAGAGGCGGCCGGGCCGTCTTCCCTGGAGACAGCGCTCTCGATTCCCTGCCCGAAATTGCCTTTGACGCCTCACCCAGAGGAGCCGAGCTGAGCCCCGCGGCAGCCGCGCCGGCCCCTCACCACCCACCACGGCGGCAGTCATGGCACCAGGCGCCCGACTTCACGCCAACCAAGTACAAAGAGCGGGCGCCAGAGCAGCTGAAGGCCCTGGAGAGCAGTTTTGCCCAAAATCCCCTTCCTGCGGAGGAAGAGGTGAACCGCCTGAGGGGGGAGACGAAGATGACACGGAGGGAGATTGATAGTTGGTTctcagagaggaggaagaagaaggtggCGGAGGAGAATAAGAAAGTGGAGGAGGCGGCTcggcaggaggaggaggcggaaAATGGCGGTGGAGAAGAAGACTCCTCAGATGAGCTGAGGGCTGCGAGTGAAAACGGCTCAGTCGACGTCTGTGGCAACAACCCAAACTCGGTGGAGCGGAAAGTGAGTCCCATCAAAATCAACCTGAAAAACCTCCGAGTGACCGAGTCCAACGGCAAAAACGAGTTACCGGGGGCTGGTGCAAATGAGAAAGGGGACAGCAGCTCCAGCCGGCCGCCCACCCCTccaaaaaccaaactgaactttaaaaaaacagcccAGCAGCGGCATTTGCTGAAGCAAATGTTCGTGCAGACCCAGCGACCCACGAACCAGGAGTACGATGCCATCGTTTCCCAGACGGGCCTGCCGCGGGCCGAGGTCATTCGCTGGTTTGGGGACAGCCGGTATGGCTACAAGAACGGGCAGCTGAAGTGGTATGAGAACTACAGGCGGGGGGTTTTCCCCCCGGGGCTGGTGGAGGTCAGCCCCACCAGCCGGGAGGTGCTGGAGGACTACTATGAGAAGCAGAAGGGGCTGCGGGAGGAGGACCTGCCCAGCCTCTGCGAGCGCTCCCACCTCAGTGCCCAGCAGCTCAAGGTGTGGTTTGCGGTGAAGGCGGAGGAGGAGAGCAAGGGGGCCGTCCCCGAGGAGGGCTGTGCCAGCGAGGCGGCGGGAAGCCGGAAAGGGCCGTGCGAGGCCAGCTCGGAGGTGTTGGAGAGCAGCGAGGCGTGGGAGCCGGGCGGCCAGGAAGGCAGCGCCGGGACCCCCGCCGCCCCTGGCCCGCCGCCTGCCGCCACGCGGCTCG